One genomic window of Camelina sativa cultivar DH55 chromosome 5, Cs, whole genome shotgun sequence includes the following:
- the LOC104787167 gene encoding microtubule-associated protein TORTIFOLIA1-like encodes MPSVQIRSSPPPAVTVTDLKQRVIACLNRLSDRDTLSLATAELDSIALNLSPETFPLFINCLQSTDSSAKSPVRKHCVSLLSVLSRSHGDSLAPHLSKMVSTVLRRLRDPDSSVRAACATASVDMTTSISGTPFSILLGPMIETLIHDCDPNAQIGAAMCLAAAVDAADELDVEQLQKALPKIGKLLKSEGFKAKPELLGVIGSVIGAVGGRNSDKAVLDWLLPNVSEYLSSNDWRARKAAAEAMAKVAMAEEELAPQYKKACVGILESRRFDKVKLVRETMNRTLSLWKQLEGDSKEVSEPTSSSKSAHSGLSATSGKISNALKGNDRNSNAPLSSKSNDVEPLDRSNTSKDVEQEAMESKDKRNHSTLGAKRNLFPAKTSKVKENRSNKLNKSQVVQSSDEESPKTDSGSSSSSSQAKNNAEELSLIRNQITQIEKQQSSLLDLFQKFMESSQNGMQSLERRVRGLETSFSVISTDLLVSRTITRNENHKRNERQHFT; translated from the exons ATGCCTTCCGTTCAAATCCGTTCTTCTCCACCCCCGGCGGTGACGGTTACCGATCTCAAGCAACGAGTCATCGCTTGTCTCAATCGTCTCTCTGATCGCGATACTTTATCCCTCGCCACCGCAGAGCTTGATTCGATCGCTCTTAATCTCTCGCCGGAGACTTTTCCTCTGTTTATAAATTGTCTTCAGAGTACAGACTCTTCCGCCAAGTCTCCGGTTAGGAAACATTGTGTTTCGCttctctctgttctctctcGTTCTCATGGAGATTCTCTCGCTCCTCACCTCTCTAAGATGGTCTCCACCGTTCTCCGTCGCCTACGTGATCCTGACTCTTCCGTCCGTGCAGCTTGTGCAACCGCTTCAGTAGATATGACCACCAGCATCTCAGGAACTCCTTTCTCAATCCTCTTGGGGCCAATGATCGAAACGCTTATCCACGATTGCGATCCAAACGCTCAGATCGGCGCTGCTATGTGTTTAGCGGCTGCGGTTGACGCGGCTGATGAGCTGGATGTTGAGCAACTGCAGAAGGCGCTGCCGAAGATTGGGAAATTGCTTAAGTCGGAAGGTTTCAAGGCGAAACCGGAGCTTCTAGGAGTCATAGGGAGTGTAATAGGAGCCGTTGGCGGTAGAAATAGCGATAAGGCGGTGCTAGATTGGCTATTACCAAACGTCTCGGAGTATCTAAGCAGCAACGATTGGCGTGCGAGGAAAGCAGCCGCGGAGGCTATGGCTAAAGTAGCTATGGCGGAAGAAGAATTAGCTCCACAGTATAAGAAGGCATGTGTAGGTATTCTTGAGAGCAGAAGATTCGATAAG GTCAAACTTGTTAGAGAGACAATGAATCGTACGTTGAGTTTATGGAAGCAACTTGAAGGTGATTCAAAAGAGGTCTCAGAGCCTACTTCCTCCTCCAAATCAGCTCATTCTGGTTTGTCTGCGACTTCAGGAAAGATAAGCAATGCATTGAAAGGCAATGATAGGAATTCGAACGCACCATTAAGCTCAAAGTCGAATGATGTTGAGCCCTTAGATCGTAGTAACACTTCTAAGGATGTTGAGCAGGAAGCTATGGAGTCGAAAGACAAGCGGAATCATTCAACATTGGGCGCTAAGCGGAATCTGTTCCCGGCAAAAACTTCTAAGGTCAAAGAGAACAGGTCGAACAAGTTGAACAAGTCACAAGTTGTTCAGAGTAGTGATGAGGAGAGTCCTAAAACTGACAGTGGTAGTAGTAGCAGTTCTTCTCAGGCAAAGAATAATGCAGAAGAGTTGTCTCTAATAAGAAACCAGATTACTCAGATTGAAAAACAACAGTCCAGTCTGTTAGATCTCTTTCAG AAGTTCATGGAGAGCTCGCAGAACGGAATGCAATCTCTGGAGAGACGAGTACGTGGTCTAGAAACATCCTTCAGCGTAATCTCCACTGATTTGTTAGTCTCTCGCACCATAACACGAAACGAAAATCACAAACGTAACGAAAGGCAACACTTTACCTGA
- the LOC104787166 gene encoding protein COFACTOR ASSEMBLY OF COMPLEX C SUBUNIT B CCB4, chloroplastic-like: MEARIILQIQIPWNPNHKFSRRPSLYLPRFFIRASSSTSQKPRSYRGPKPSKNLVADFISRNDDLARSLPIYVGGASLLAVLFNRTVSGIAPVADASSSQSRADLLALGLAVTNLLTGLVWLSIRPKSITPVNPEGVECKVVVSGLPTTIVSELLWAWESFKVATCCKSLVIVYNGICLIQIGMVAESTEDKKGVIVNTDKLMQGSVYQGVMKSKAQSYLANLSLYPGRSELPFLPANTQAVILQPLGDKGIAVIGGNTIRGFTSSDQAWISSIGEKLDATLGRYFIDSAAEVSPEKD, from the exons ATGGAAGCCAGAATCATCCTCCAAATTCAAATCCCTTGGAACCCTAATCACAAATTCTCTCGCCGTCCTTCTCTATATCTTCCGCGTTTTTTTAtcagagcttcttcttcaacctcccAG AAGCCGAGAAGTTACAGAGGTCCGAAACCGAGTAAGAACTTGGTAGCCGATTTCATTTCCAGAAACGATGATTTGGCTCGGAGCTTACCTATCTACGTCGGAGGCGCTTCTCTTTTAGCCGTTCTTTTCAATCGTACTGTTTCCGGTATCGCTCCTGTTGCCGATGCTAGCAG CTCACAGTCTAGAGCAGATCTATTGGCGCTTGGCTTGGCTGTTACCAATTTATTGAccggtttagtttggttatCGATCCGACCTAAGTCCATTACACCT GTCAATCCTGAAGGTGTGGAGTGCAAAGTTGTAGTATCCGGTCTTCCTACAACGATAGTTTCCGAATTGTTATG GGCTTGGGAATCTTTTAAGGTAGCAACATGTTGCAAGTCTCTAGTTATTGTCTACAATGGCATATGTCTTATACAAATAGGGATGGTTGCTGAATCTACAGAAGATAAGAAAGGAGTCATAGTAAACACTGATAAGCTGATGCAAGGATCGGTTTACCAAGGCGTAATGAAATCCAAAGCAC AGAGTTACTTGGCTAATCTTTCTCTATATCCTGGGAGATCAGAGCTGCCATTTCTACCTGCAAATACACAG GCTGTAATTTTGCAGCCGCTTGGAGATAAAGGAATCGCAGTCATTGGCGGAAACACTATTAGAGGATTCACGTCTTCAGACCAg GCTTGGATTTCTTCGATTGGGGAGAAGCTAGATGCGACTTTGGGGAGATATTTTATTGATTCCGCAGCTGAGGTGTCTCCGGAAAAAGATTGA